The Triticum aestivum cultivar Chinese Spring chromosome 4B, IWGSC CS RefSeq v2.1, whole genome shotgun sequence sequence GGTCTATGGCACGGTCTAGCCGACGGGGCGAGTCATGGAGAAAGTATGGCCGCGCCCACTCGATGAGGCTCTGTTCCCGTGACGGCCGGTTTTTGTCCACCACCTTTCGCCCCGTCAAAAGCTCCAGTAGCACCACACCAAAACTATACACATCGCTCTTCGTTGTTAGATGACCTAGTAAGAGAAAAAAGACCACTCCCCATGTTAAAAATAATGTATATTAACACACAACTTTGGACAACTTCTGCTTAATTTTATCAAGTCTATGTACCAGTCATGATATACTCTGGTGCAGCATAGCCCTGTGTGCCCATGACTCGAGTGGAGACATGTGTCTCGTCTCCGTCGGGCCCATCCTTCGCTAGGCCAAAATCAGAAAGCTTCGCTTGGTAATCCTACAAAATTTAAGTAAGTCGATTAACCACTAGTTTGTTGCAATAGAAAGTAATAATAATAGTAGTTTGCCACAATCGAAAAAAGAAACTATAGCAAAAGTTTATCACAAATGTTGTGATGGTAATGCCCATCTTGCTATAGTCAACTAACTATAGTCGTAGTTTGTGACATGACTACATGAGAGCCAAGTGTGTACCGAGTCGAGTAGTATGTTGGAGGTCTTGAAGTCACGATAGATGATGGGCTTGGCAGCGTCATGGAGAAAGGCCAAACCTTTGGCAGCTCCAATGGCAATCTTCAACCTTGTTGACCATGACAACGATGCCGTGTACCCTGCAGTTTCCCCATTCATAGAAGCTTGTTAGTTAACCACATGCTATGGGTCAGCAGTAGTATCACTATGTATATTGTTGTTACAGACACATTAACAATTTGACTAGTTTCAGTGTTAGTCTTATTTGTATACATGCAACAAAGTGCTACTAGAAATATTATTTAGATGAAGAAAAAAAGAACAGGAGGCTGTAGAATTTGGCATACTCTTGTAGAGATGCTTCTCTAGGCTGCCTCTCGCCACGAACTCGTAAACGAGGAGCCTGTGCTCATCCTCGCAGCAGTAGCCGATCAGCTTGACCAGGTGTGCATGCCTCAGTTGTCCGAGAAGAACGACTTCAACCTGCATCACTCCACCAAAATCATGTATCCACATTCAGGTCAAATGCAGCATTCGTATATTCCTAGTACTATGATAAGAGCTTTTGATAAATAAAAACATCTCACTGTTTAACATGATTAGTTGACAAAGTTGTTAGAATTTACACGATTCAAACATTGAAGAAAGTAGATGAAGAGACGATACTTATTAACGAGGTTCAACGAACATTAGATTCCCTGAGCATGATTTCGGGGGCTCCCATGTACTAGATCGACATACTATAGATCGACAATAAGTCTACGGAGGCCATAAGACGCATATCGATCATCACGCTACGCCCGGTCCATACACCGCTGCCACGGGTGTCCGTATTGTCGCCTTCGTGATCTTGTGTCTTCCGGACCAACTTGGTCTAATCTATTTTGCTTATCCTGCGATGACTTTGTATGATAGGCATGGTTTACACGTGTTTGACTCAAACACCTAACCTTCCATATACATGAAAGTTCAATTTTCTCAAAAAGAAGGTTAGAATGCCGGGCCTCTATATCATTGCAATGCACACACCCATCTTTTATTAAAGTTGATGCAAGGAAACAATGCCAAAAATATCAACAAGTTCAGTACAAGACTTAGACAATTATAGCAGACACATTGTAAGATATGAAATTGACACCTACGACTAAGTCGACTTCTTCCACAACAATGTCTTCAAGAAGGGATACCGCCCTCATGTGCAGCTAGAGACGACAAGGACAAATATTTTCATCTTGATTGCCGAGACCAACAAATATGTCCTTAACCGTCTTGAACTTGTTGTATTCACTCGAACAAATGTGTATGATTAGACTTGGGTCCTCTCTTGTTCGCTCGCTCGCTCAAGCCGGCTGCTAAgttctccacctcagacttggtaaACTCGACTGATGATATCGCCACACATGGTTTCTCCTTAGCTCAACCTTTAACGATGGTTAaatttttcttgatcctctttcccTTTATCACAAGGTATTTGTCCTTATTGCTCCTCATGGTCTTCTTGTCTCTGTCCGCCTTGTAGATATAACCATCATAATGAAGTTTGCCAAGCAAAGTTAGATTTCTCCTAACCCTTGGCATGTGTCTAACATCCTTGAGCACATGTTCAAGACTATTTTTGACTTTGTTCTTGATATCTCTCCAGTGCCCATAATGCACCAAGGCACATCGCAGCCTTGATAGACAACTCCAAAATAACTAAACTTGTAGGAAGTGAACCACTCTTTGTTAAGCATCACATGATAAGAGCTCACTTCGTCTAATATCCACGCTTCAATGGACTGCTCTCTTGAGAGGGTAAGTAGGTCATCACCAAAATCATCTTCTTTAGATGTTGCCGGAATGGCGTTACCTTCAATCTTTTCCCATGTTGGACACCCCCTCCTTATGTGACCCACTCATAGTGATAACACTTTAGAccttcttcttttccttcttcaccttctcCTTTTTCCAACCTCGATTGCATCTAACTACAATGCCCATACCTTCAATGCTTCCAGCACCATATCCATGCCATTTCTTCTCGCGTTGATCATATGATAGCAATGGCACAATAATGTCGCTTGCAGTGACAATATTCTGGCCATGTATCAGATAGTGATGAAGTTTGGGTAGGACTATGGTAACAAAGTGAGTAGAAATAATGCCATGTCTTCATCCTCCATTGGCATCTACCCGAGATAGACCCGTGAACACATGGTTGAAGACATTGATGTTCTTTGTACAGCGTACCACTCCCGCATCTTCAACCCAAATAATTGATGTTTTAGGCTCATAGAGAATAAGGTCTGACTTGGTATCATGTCGTGCTTTGTCAGGCCACCACCTCTCAAATGGagattagccccccccccccaaaaagaaGTGTTGAGTATAAATCTTTGTATCCACGTCTCTGGTTAATTCTATCATTTCTCTTTATTGCGCTAAAGCTAATTACCTTGCGAGTTATTCTTCATATAGGGTTCTTACTTAGTTGCATATCTAAAGATCTTCCTATATCCGCACTACCATTAATTTCCAAGGAAAAATACTAAAAATTGTAGTCGCTTACTTTACCCCCCGCCCCCCCGGATCCTTCAACATTAATGAATTTGAAGAAAGGAGAAGACTCTATCTCCTGAAAGGTACTACCAAACTGAAAAGGAATTTTGTATCTTTTATCACCCTCATCATAACGTGAAAGAATAAAATTACTTTGGACACTAAAAGTTTGAATTGTGAGAGTTATAACTACAATACAGTTTTTTCACCTTTAAACTACGACTCTGTTATAGGAGATGTAACCATCGGAAATATCTGGATTAACCCACATACTATTTTAAGTAGTAACTTCCATCTACATTAATATTAGTGCCTGTTTCGACGCAAGCCTATCTTATAGAGAAGTTATAGGAATACAAACTTCAAGATATTTGGGGTTAAAAAATAATGCAGTGACTAAATTGAAAGTTGTGGTATCCCGACTTTTCAAATATAATAATAAAAAACATGGTTTTTTTAGTGAAAATACATTACATGAAAAATTGGCTACCGTAAGAAGCCGAGTAACCAGGTTCCAAGGCATGAAAGAAGATCGGGTGTCAAAAGAAAAGAATATAAGCTCAACTTGAAACACCAATAGCCCCAATGGATGCATGTCACATATGCTGAATTAAAGTAGTATGGGCGAGGGAATAAACATATTTTTTAAAAGTAATGCTACCATTTTTTGTGTGAATAAATATTCTTTGCCTATGCAAAGGTCCCAGCAAGCCACATCACCCCACTCCAACACGGAGGGCGCCAACCTATGTTAGTAAGAGAAAAAAACATGTGCAAACTGAGCGAAAATATATGACGACCCACCAAATAATAGAAGCACCTGTTGTCGCTGCCCCAAAGATGAAGACACGCAGGGTTTTCTGGCGGGCGCCCACCATGCAGCGAGAGCACAATCCATACCCAGAAAgttccctttttgaaaaaaaattggcaCTTTAAAAAAATGTAGTACCTTCTTTCTAATTTTTTTGCCGCAACTTTTAGAATTTGAAACTTTCAAGATTTTAGAACTTCCAGAATTCCAACTTTTGGTATTTTGAACTTTCTGATTTCAGAATTCGAAGTTTAAACTTTTTTTACttccaatttttttgaaagaaTAAGCTTCAAATTTTTTGAAAAGAAATTACACAAAAGGAAGCTTAACAAAATATAAAACTCATCCCGCACACATGCATCACGTGGGTGACCCCCAACACCAGATTGTGAAAACCAACATGCCGACAACCCGCACACAAGAGCACTCCACACGTGCTTTGCCTGCGCAACCATGTAGGAGTCTGTTCACATGAAGACACCATTCCACAGGACAATACTCCACTAGCTAGCAAGATCCAGAGGAGAGAAACAAGGTCTCATAATGATACCTCCATGGAAGGGAACATGTCCCAAGGATGTTATCGTCCCGAGCCTGGCAATACACCTTCCTCATGCACCACTATGGCCAGGTTGCCACAACATGTTAAATCAGCCTAGGAGAACCAAGAGGAGTAGACGAATCCTCGACGACACATACAAAGTGGGGACATCGCTTAGGGGTGCCACTCTCAATGGGCCGATAATACCGGCAAAGGCATTTGCGCAGACACCTCGAGCACCCTCGGAC is a genomic window containing:
- the LOC123092828 gene encoding serine/threonine-protein kinase RIPK; this encodes MGKTSWSALFGLGCFSSHRDHASDDSRPARPAPLPNDDGLKTGSGVTPSPDDLSLSLAGSGVEAFTVDELRTATRDFSTSNFVGEGGFGPVYKGYVDEQLKPGVRAQAVAVKLLDLEGSQGHKEWLVEVVLLGQLRHAHLVKLIGYCCEDEHRLLVYEFVARGSLEKHLYKRYTASLSWSTRLKIAIGAAKGLAFLHDAAKPIIYRDFKTSNILLDSDYQAKLSDFGLAKDGPDGDETHVSTRVMGTQGYAAPEYIMTGHLTTKSDVYSFGVVLLELLTGRKVVDKNRPSREQSLIEWARPYFLHDSPRRLDRAIDRNLDGQYSALAAQKAATMAYRCLSVSPKSRPQMSAVVEALEPLLAMDDGIVEPFVYTAPSENK